The following are encoded together in the Arcobacter aquimarinus genome:
- the ybeY gene encoding rRNA maturation RNase YbeY, translated as MIDLDNETEFEIDILGLEKIVNSLTQKDIELLVVKNDEIQELNKEHRNIDKATDVLSFPLEYDFDNMPLGSIVISTDFVEEKAKEYGHSFDEEFSLLFIHGLLHLLGYDHEVDNGEHRNKEEELIKKFNLPDSLIVRNS; from the coding sequence ATGATTGATTTAGATAATGAAACTGAATTTGAAATTGATATTTTAGGTTTAGAAAAAATTGTAAACTCACTTACACAAAAAGATATAGAACTTCTTGTTGTAAAAAATGATGAAATACAAGAATTAAATAAAGAACATAGAAATATAGATAAAGCAACAGATGTTTTAAGTTTTCCTCTTGAATATGATTTTGATAATATGCCTTTAGGTTCTATTGTAATTTCAACTGATTTTGTGGAAGAAAAAGCAAAAGAGTATGGACATAGTTTTGATGAGGAATTTTCATTATTATTTATTCATGGACTTTTACATCTTCTAGGATATGACCATGAAGTTGATAATGGAGAACATAGAAATAAAGAAGAAGAATTAATAAAAAAATTTAATTTACCAGATAGTTTGATAGTTAGGAATTCATAA
- a CDS encoding YqiA/YcfP family alpha/beta fold hydrolase codes for MIIYIHGFASSGFGSKPQKFKEYFEDEIITISLSTIPNLAIDTLEQIIEFSLNKDEPVYLVGSSLGGFYALYLANKYDLKAVLINPAVNPWGTLHRYEGVEFVTNYYDNSRFEFTNEHIKSLKNYEVNFLKNPENFITLLQEEDEVLDFNEAALKLEETELIIEEGGSHSFEGIERYFRKINSFFYN; via the coding sequence ATGATAATATATATTCACGGATTCGCAAGTAGTGGTTTTGGTTCAAAACCACAAAAATTTAAAGAGTATTTTGAAGATGAAATAATAACAATTTCACTTTCTACTATTCCAAATTTAGCAATTGATACTTTAGAACAAATAATAGAATTTTCTTTAAATAAAGATGAACCAGTTTATTTAGTAGGTTCCTCTCTTGGTGGTTTTTATGCACTTTATTTAGCAAATAAGTATGATTTAAAAGCAGTTTTAATAAATCCAGCTGTTAATCCATGGGGAACTTTACATAGATATGAAGGTGTTGAATTTGTAACAAATTATTATGATAATTCAAGATTTGAATTTACTAATGAACATATAAAATCTTTAAAGAATTATGAAGTGAATTTTTTAAAGAATCCAGAAAATTTTATTACTTTATTGCAAGAAGAAGATGAGGTTTTAGATTTTAATGAAGCTGCTTTAAAACTTGAAGAAACAGAACTTATAATAGAAGAGGGAGGAAGTCACTCTTTTGAGGGAATAGAGCGATATTTTAGAAAAATAAATAGTTTTTTTTATAATTAA
- the radA gene encoding DNA repair protein RadA, which produces MAKKKISLFECQHCGEQSTKWLGKCPNCGSWDSFIELNQEQQEVLKHSSKIINTSSKAKPITQIVQDDVTRFSSFNDEFDLVLGGGIVPGSLTLIGGSPGVGKSTLLLKVAGSISKSGKKVLYVSGEESAGQIKLRANRLEANHDELFLLSEIKLEEIQDELLRQNYEVVIIDSIQTIYSSNLTSAPGSVSQVREITFELMRKAKESNIAMFIIGHITKDGSIAGPRVLEHMVDTVLYFEGEASRELRMLRGFKNRFGSTSEIGIFEMTAEGLISAKDIASKFFDKSKAQSGSALTVVMEGSRAIILEVQALVTESTYPNPKRSATGFDANRLTMLLALLEKKIDLPLNNYDVFINISGGIKIKESSADLAVIAAIISSFRDRPISKESAFIGEVSLTGEIKDVYSIDLRLKEAQAQGMKKAVIAQKTNLKLDIKTFAVDEVSKMIELF; this is translated from the coding sequence ATGGCAAAAAAGAAAATATCACTTTTTGAGTGTCAACATTGTGGAGAACAATCTACAAAGTGGCTTGGAAAATGTCCAAACTGCGGTTCATGGGATTCATTCATAGAATTGAATCAAGAACAACAAGAAGTTTTAAAACACTCATCAAAAATCATAAATACAAGTTCAAAAGCAAAACCCATAACACAAATAGTTCAAGATGATGTTACAAGATTTTCTTCATTTAATGATGAATTTGATTTAGTTTTAGGAGGAGGAATTGTTCCTGGAAGTTTAACTTTAATAGGAGGAAGTCCAGGAGTTGGAAAATCAACTCTTTTACTGAAAGTTGCTGGAAGTATCTCAAAATCAGGTAAAAAAGTACTTTATGTTTCAGGTGAAGAGAGTGCTGGACAAATAAAACTAAGGGCGAATAGACTTGAAGCAAATCATGATGAACTTTTTTTATTAAGTGAAATAAAACTTGAAGAGATTCAAGATGAACTTTTGAGACAAAATTATGAAGTAGTAATTATCGACTCTATTCAAACTATTTATTCATCAAATCTAACATCAGCACCAGGAAGTGTTTCTCAGGTACGTGAAATTACTTTTGAGTTAATGAGAAAAGCAAAAGAGTCAAATATTGCTATGTTTATAATTGGACATATCACAAAAGATGGAAGTATTGCAGGTCCAAGAGTTTTAGAACACATGGTTGATACTGTTTTGTATTTTGAAGGAGAAGCAAGTAGAGAACTTAGGATGCTTCGAGGTTTTAAAAACCGTTTTGGTTCAACTAGTGAAATTGGTATTTTTGAGATGACAGCAGAAGGACTTATAAGTGCAAAAGATATAGCTTCAAAATTTTTTGATAAAAGTAAAGCCCAAAGTGGTTCTGCTCTTACAGTTGTTATGGAGGGAAGTCGTGCTATAATTTTGGAAGTTCAAGCACTTGTAACTGAAAGCACTTATCCAAATCCAAAAAGAAGTGCCACTGGATTTGACGCAAATAGACTTACCATGCTTTTAGCTTTACTTGAAAAAAAGATAGATTTACCACTAAATAATTATGATGTTTTTATAAACATAAGTGGCGGAATAAAAATTAAAGAAAGTAGTGCTGATTTAGCTGTAATTGCTGCAATTATTTCCTCTTTTAGAGATAGACCTATTTCGAAAGAGTCAGCATTTATAGGTGAAGTTTCCCTAACTGGTGAAATAAAAGATGTTTATTCTATTGATTTAAGATTAAAAGAGGCACAAGCTCAAGGCATGAAAAAAGCTGTAATTGCCCAAAAAACAAATCTGAAACTTGATATTAAGACTTTTGCAGTTGATGAAGTTTCTAAAATGATTGAATTATTTTAG
- a CDS encoding thioesterase family protein, with product MSLEIGTKASIDYKVQSKDLAANLQISKEDAFPEVFATARMVALMECSAAKMMLPLLKEGELSVGVEVNIKHLAPTLEEDIAISTATFVGMEGKLYKFEIEVVDSGGIIGNGTHTRAIVTNERLMSGAKKRVGK from the coding sequence ATGAGTTTAGAAATTGGTACGAAAGCAAGTATAGACTATAAAGTTCAATCAAAAGATTTAGCTGCAAATTTACAAATATCAAAAGAGGATGCATTTCCTGAAGTTTTTGCAACTGCTAGAATGGTTGCATTGATGGAATGTAGTGCAGCAAAAATGATGTTGCCTTTATTAAAAGAAGGAGAACTAAGTGTTGGTGTAGAAGTTAATATAAAACATTTAGCTCCTACTTTAGAAGAAGATATTGCTATTTCAACTGCAACTTTTGTTGGAATGGAAGGCAAACTTTACAAGTTTGAAATAGAAGTTGTTGATAGTGGTGGAATCATAGGAAATGGAACTCACACAAGAGCAATAGTTACAAATGAGAGATTAATGAGTGGCGCAAAAAAAAGAGTTGGAAAATAA
- a CDS encoding ribonuclease HI translates to MKKIKLFTDSSVNPQKKIGFGSFLLLEEKNISFEEMKKNIKIKKFENTSSTKLELQTLLWALDELDDKNIIIEVYTDCQNIIGLQDRREKLEKNNFHSSSGKLMNNHELYKEFFEKVDKLNISFFKVKGHKKNSLKDKIDDIFNLVDKACRNALREDIAYLK, encoded by the coding sequence ATGAAAAAAATAAAACTATTCACAGATTCAAGTGTAAATCCTCAAAAAAAGATAGGTTTTGGAAGCTTTCTTCTTTTGGAAGAAAAAAATATCTCTTTTGAAGAGATGAAAAAAAACATAAAAATAAAAAAATTTGAAAATACATCTTCTACAAAACTTGAACTCCAAACTTTACTTTGGGCATTAGATGAACTAGATGATAAAAATATAATTATTGAAGTTTATACAGATTGTCAAAATATTATAGGTTTACAAGATAGAAGAGAAAAGCTAGAAAAAAATAATTTTCATTCATCTTCTGGAAAACTTATGAATAATCATGAGTTATATAAAGAATTTTTTGAAAAAGTAGATAAATTAAATATAAGTTTTTTTAAAGTTAAAGGGCATAAAAAAAATAGTTTAAAAGATAAAATAGATGATATCTTTAATCTAGTAGATAAAGCTTGTAGAAACGCTTTAAGAGAAGATATTGCTTATTTAAAATAA
- a CDS encoding lipid A deacylase LpxR family protein gives MKLFPKIIFTSFLALNLNAEVFSVFIENDVINGEDKHYTNGVYFSYLTNKDTNDSSKYNNSFFDLISKIPTFNNDTKYQTLGMTYSHLAFTPDNLDKKEKIIGDLPYAGVATLDFILYKWEEDFFHKYVITLGAVGGSTNTDNFQKSFHNAIGGKEPKGWNNQLKDDFLYNFSYDYGYKAFKYDFSYGKMDLTNNFKIDVGNYNRALMFGSMIRYGNNYPNNFNTVGKFLGVNENKLLNLDSKPNKNLGWSLSYGLAYSYTDYFYVSNYDKSYQLDKLKDTIVQVVSLDTYLENFVLSLSFKNSKFVRINGKSERENWGGINIAYLF, from the coding sequence ATGAAATTATTTCCAAAAATTATTTTCACTTCTTTTTTAGCTTTAAATCTAAATGCAGAAGTTTTTTCAGTTTTTATAGAAAATGATGTAATAAATGGGGAAGATAAACACTACACAAATGGAGTTTATTTTAGTTATTTAACTAACAAAGATACAAATGATTCTTCAAAATATAACAATAGTTTTTTTGATTTAATTTCTAAAATTCCTACTTTTAACAATGATACAAAATATCAAACACTAGGAATGACCTATTCTCATCTTGCATTTACTCCTGATAACTTGGATAAAAAAGAGAAAATTATAGGTGATTTACCTTATGCAGGAGTTGCAACTTTAGATTTTATTTTATATAAGTGGGAAGAAGATTTTTTTCACAAATATGTAATAACCTTAGGTGCTGTTGGAGGAAGTACAAATACAGATAATTTTCAAAAGTCTTTCCATAATGCAATAGGAGGAAAAGAACCAAAAGGTTGGAATAATCAATTAAAAGATGATTTTTTGTATAACTTCTCTTATGATTATGGTTATAAAGCCTTTAAATATGATTTTTCTTATGGAAAAATGGATTTAACAAATAACTTTAAAATAGATGTAGGAAACTATAATAGAGCTTTAATGTTTGGCTCTATGATAAGATATGGAAATAATTATCCAAATAATTTTAATACTGTTGGAAAATTTTTAGGAGTAAATGAAAACAAACTTCTAAATCTTGATTCTAAACCTAACAAAAACTTAGGTTGGTCACTATCTTATGGTTTAGCATACTCTTATACTGATTATTTTTATGTTTCAAATTATGATAAATCTTATCAATTAGACAAATTAAAAGATACTATTGTTCAAGTTGTATCACTAGATACCTATTTAGAAAATTTTGTTTTATCTCTTAGCTTTAAAAATTCTAAATTTGTAAGAATTAACGGAAAAAGTGAAAGAGAAAATTGGGGAGGGATAAATATTGCTTATTTATTTTAA
- a CDS encoding calcium/sodium antiporter has protein sequence MDLIIFTIAMAGLIYGADFVIKESERIALHFNISSFVIGATLVAVGTSLPEMAVSMSASAKGSADIAVANVIGSTIFNISLVLGLVFLLAKKINPHRDLFAKDSAWSLFPILIFILMGIDGKLSMFDGILFLLLMGAYLMFLINSNSLEEDIDEDLKKEKFNWLKTGVLLLIGFIFVIVGANFAIDSAGNIARSFGISEWIIGLFLVAFGTSLPELTISIKSAINNNADLAIGNIIGSNVANFTMVLGLSAIINPLNIDFSSNYFDIAAAFIATLMLVFITANKLYNKSAGIALLIVLGLVIQNSLV, from the coding sequence ATGGATTTGATTATATTTACAATCGCCATGGCAGGGCTTATATATGGAGCAGATTTTGTAATAAAAGAGAGTGAAAGAATTGCACTTCATTTTAATATTTCAAGTTTTGTAATAGGTGCTACTTTAGTAGCTGTTGGTACAAGTCTTCCTGAAATGGCTGTTTCCATGTCAGCATCAGCTAAAGGAAGTGCTGATATTGCAGTTGCAAATGTAATTGGAAGTACTATTTTTAATATTTCACTTGTTTTAGGTTTAGTTTTTTTACTTGCAAAAAAAATAAATCCACACAGAGATTTATTTGCAAAAGATTCAGCTTGGTCACTTTTTCCTATTTTAATATTTATTTTGATGGGAATTGATGGAAAATTATCTATGTTTGATGGAATTTTATTTTTATTATTAATGGGTGCATATCTTATGTTTTTAATCAATTCAAACTCTCTTGAAGAAGATATAGATGAAGATTTAAAAAAAGAAAAATTCAACTGGTTAAAAACAGGTGTTTTACTTCTAATTGGATTCATTTTTGTAATTGTTGGAGCAAATTTTGCAATTGATAGTGCAGGAAATATTGCAAGAAGTTTTGGAATTAGTGAATGGATAATTGGTCTTTTTTTAGTAGCTTTTGGAACATCTTTACCAGAACTTACTATTTCTATTAAATCAGCTATAAACAATAATGCTGATTTAGCAATAGGAAATATCATAGGTTCAAATGTGGCAAATTTCACTATGGTTTTAGGATTATCTGCAATTATAAATCCACTTAATATTGATTTTTCTAGTAACTATTTTGATATAGCTGCAGCTTTCATAGCCACATTAATGTTAGTATTTATAACAGCAAATAAACTTTATAATAAATCAGCAGGGATTGCGTTGTTGATAGTTTTAGGATTAGTAATACAAAATAGCCTAGTTTAA